The Deltaproteobacteria bacterium genome window below encodes:
- a CDS encoding DUF3570 domain-containing protein, protein MQLTRAPWRPLAVVLAFAGAGLSPSRARTDDQVRAAVTYFAEPAPNTNLNVVHPQVSYAQDFGEHVGLGVGYDADVVSGATPQIFGVDAVSAATKFDDVRHNGSLALRLLSEYATLRVSGGFAGESDYRSGTVSAGMTADLFDRNSQLAIDYTHNFDQVCDANNDANQELLELRALDSSDQCFEKGSATTTTRKLAIDTAAMSWTQVVTPWFLLQLGANGQSLRGFQANPYRQVLLGERAVQEHVPGVRNRVAPFARAKFALKPVRGSIEADVRGYFDSWSVKALTAEIAYEMYIARPITIRARARWHVQDSALFYRDGNLYASSGPIGSYWTGDRELSALFNSVYGAKATYTIKARDKQFLRFIDAFVISAKADLIFYRSRTDNPEFSPNFDRTKGLLDAVVIQAQAGFDF, encoded by the coding sequence GTGCAACTGACGCGGGCACCGTGGCGGCCGCTCGCGGTCGTGCTCGCGTTCGCCGGCGCGGGCCTGTCGCCCTCGCGCGCCCGCACCGACGACCAGGTGCGCGCAGCCGTCACCTACTTCGCCGAGCCCGCGCCCAACACCAACCTCAACGTCGTCCACCCCCAGGTCAGCTATGCGCAGGACTTCGGCGAGCACGTCGGCCTCGGGGTCGGCTACGACGCCGACGTGGTCTCGGGCGCGACGCCGCAGATCTTCGGCGTCGACGCGGTGAGTGCCGCGACCAAGTTCGACGACGTGCGCCACAACGGCAGCCTCGCGCTGCGCTTGCTGAGCGAGTACGCGACGCTGCGGGTGAGCGGCGGCTTCGCCGGCGAGAGCGACTACCGCTCTGGCACGGTCTCGGCCGGGATGACCGCCGATCTGTTCGACCGCAACTCGCAGCTGGCCATCGACTACACGCACAACTTCGATCAGGTCTGCGACGCCAACAACGACGCCAACCAGGAGCTGCTCGAGCTCCGCGCGCTCGACAGCTCCGATCAGTGCTTCGAGAAGGGCAGCGCGACCACGACCACACGCAAGCTCGCGATCGACACCGCCGCGATGTCGTGGACGCAGGTGGTCACGCCGTGGTTCCTGCTGCAGCTCGGCGCGAACGGCCAGTCGCTGCGCGGCTTCCAGGCCAATCCCTACCGCCAGGTGCTGCTGGGCGAGCGGGCGGTGCAGGAGCACGTGCCCGGGGTCCGCAACCGCGTCGCGCCGTTCGCCCGGGCCAAGTTCGCGCTCAAGCCCGTGCGCGGCTCGATCGAGGCCGACGTGCGGGGCTACTTCGACTCGTGGTCGGTGAAGGCGCTGACCGCCGAGATCGCCTACGAGATGTACATCGCGCGGCCGATCACGATCCGCGCACGCGCGCGCTGGCACGTGCAGGACTCGGCGCTGTTCTACCGCGACGGCAACCTGTACGCGTCGAGCGGCCCCATCGGTAGCTACTGGACCGGCGACCGCGAGCTGAGCGCGTTGTTCAACTCGGTCTACGGCGCCAAGGCGACCTACACCATCAAGGCCCGCGACAAGCAGTTCCTGCGCTTCATCGACGCGTTCGTCATCTCGGCAAAGGCCGATCTCATCTTCTATCGGTCGCGCACCGACAACCCCGAGTTCTCGCCCAATTTCGACCGCACCAAGGGCCTGCTCGACGCGGTGGTGATCCAGGCCCAGGCCGGCTTCGATTTCTGA
- a CDS encoding DUF4266 domain-containing protein has protein sequence MLTSLLLLSGALSGCARAVLPSEKAYLADPIMRFDADALEASADAHVFSNREGAAGGTNTAGGGCGCN, from the coding sequence GTGCTGACGTCGCTGCTGCTGCTGTCGGGCGCGCTGTCGGGCTGCGCCCGCGCGGTGCTCCCGAGCGAGAAGGCCTACCTCGCCGACCCCATCATGCGCTTCGACGCCGACGCCCTCGAGGCCAGCGCCGACGCCCACGTCTTCAGCAACCGCGAGGGCGCGGCCGGTGGCACCAACACCGCCGGTGGAGGCTGCGGGTGCAACTGA
- a CDS encoding trypsin-like serine protease, which produces MHRWVRSDGTTLGVAALAVGLALASACTAEDLDNRGEAAWDGDAPEGELPGGTPEGEESRIYGGVPVGSCGWPTTVELGGACTGTLVHPEVVIYAAHCGTNYTSVRLGEKISSGPGRNVPTSFCQTYPGGGPGGGNDFAVCKLAQAVTDVPIVPIAMGCDTDEITAGKAVTMVGFGEANNGAYGIKRYVNSTIGSISAQHEVFVGGGGKDTCQGDSGGPVFMQIADGSWRVFGITSYGGACGGGGYYSQMHRGIAWFESTTGVDLTPCHDADGSWNPTADCGEFPLTPGVGSGTWANGCSGGPLSGASDACGDPFGDDGGGEPPPPACPGCQSVTGTLTGAGDSDVQPGGTWYQSQSSGNHLATLDGPNGVDFDLYLYRWQNGGWATVASATTGAPDESITYPGAPGYYAWIVKSYAGSGNYRLDIDRPQ; this is translated from the coding sequence ATGCACCGATGGGTGCGTAGCGACGGCACGACGCTCGGCGTCGCTGCACTCGCGGTCGGCCTCGCGCTCGCGAGCGCGTGCACGGCCGAGGATCTCGACAACCGTGGCGAGGCGGCCTGGGACGGCGACGCGCCCGAGGGCGAGCTGCCGGGCGGCACGCCCGAAGGCGAAGAATCTCGCATCTACGGCGGCGTGCCGGTGGGTTCGTGCGGTTGGCCCACGACCGTCGAGCTGGGTGGCGCGTGCACGGGCACGCTGGTGCACCCCGAGGTCGTGATCTACGCGGCACACTGCGGCACGAACTACACCTCGGTGCGCCTGGGCGAGAAGATTTCGAGCGGGCCCGGCCGCAACGTGCCAACCTCGTTCTGCCAGACGTATCCCGGCGGCGGGCCGGGGGGCGGCAACGACTTCGCGGTGTGCAAGCTGGCGCAGGCGGTCACCGACGTGCCGATCGTGCCGATCGCGATGGGCTGCGACACCGACGAGATCACCGCGGGCAAGGCCGTCACGATGGTCGGCTTCGGCGAGGCCAACAACGGCGCCTACGGCATCAAGCGCTACGTCAACTCGACGATCGGCAGCATCAGCGCGCAGCACGAGGTCTTCGTCGGTGGTGGCGGCAAGGACACCTGTCAGGGCGACTCGGGCGGCCCGGTGTTCATGCAGATCGCCGACGGCAGCTGGCGGGTGTTCGGCATCACCTCGTATGGCGGAGCCTGTGGCGGCGGCGGCTACTACTCGCAGATGCATCGCGGCATCGCGTGGTTCGAGAGCACCACCGGCGTCGACCTCACGCCGTGCCACGACGCCGACGGCAGCTGGAACCCCACCGCGGACTGCGGCGAGTTCCCGCTGACACCCGGGGTCGGCAGCGGCACGTGGGCCAACGGCTGCAGCGGTGGGCCGCTCTCGGGCGCCAGCGATGCCTGTGGCGATCCGTTCGGCGACGACGGCGGCGGTGAGCCGCCGCCGCCGGCATGCCCGGGCTGCCAGAGCGTGACGGGCACGCTGACCGGCGCCGGCGACAGCGACGTGCAGCCCGGCGGCACGTGGTACCAGAGCCAGAGTTCGGGGAACCACCTCGCGACGCTCGATGGTCCCAACGGGGTCGACTTCGACCTCTACCTCTACCGCTGGCAAAACGGTGGCTGGGCCACGGTCGCGTCGGCCACCACCGGTGCGCCCGACGAGTCGATCACGTACCCGGGTGCACCGGGCTACTACGCCTGGATCGTCAAGTCGTACGCCGGCAGCGGCAACTACCGGCTCGACATCGATCGTCCGCAGTGA
- a CDS encoding DUF507 family protein has product MRLFASKIPHITDVVTRTLVEAGDLEISNREEFKRDIESILKEYLRKDRVLTESAKDLLEARGLPYSELYKTKRQLAEREDFAIGDDSVNWIANQLVEMFMQSQFVDEVFAEDGALRRTLKDILRRNMQADDDLDREVRRHLKHLEEGTSSFEIEYQKQLELVKRKHGLS; this is encoded by the coding sequence ATGCGCCTCTTCGCGAGCAAGATTCCCCACATCACCGACGTCGTGACACGCACGCTCGTCGAGGCCGGTGATCTCGAGATCAGCAACCGCGAGGAGTTCAAGCGCGACATCGAGTCGATCTTGAAGGAGTACCTGCGCAAGGACCGGGTGCTGACCGAGTCGGCCAAGGACCTGCTCGAGGCGCGCGGCCTGCCCTACTCCGAGCTCTACAAGACCAAGCGCCAGCTCGCCGAGCGCGAGGACTTCGCGATCGGCGACGACTCGGTCAACTGGATCGCCAACCAGCTGGTCGAGATGTTCATGCAGTCGCAGTTCGTCGACGAGGTGTTCGCCGAGGACGGCGCGCTCCGACGCACGCTCAAGGACATCCTGCGCCGCAACATGCAGGCCGACGACGATCTCGATCGCGAGGTCCGTCGCCACCTGAAGCACCTCGAGGAGGGCACCTCGAGCTTCGAGATCGAGTACCAGAAGCAGCTCGAGCTGGTGAAACGCAAGCACGGACTGAGCTGA
- a CDS encoding MoaD/ThiS family protein, with amino-acid sequence MAQVRIPTPLRKFTQGKEEVTVAGANVRELLGNLESAYPGIKERICDETGAVRRFVNVFVADEDIRFLDNLDTAVKDGDEVSIIPAIAGGM; translated from the coding sequence ATGGCCCAAGTCCGCATCCCCACGCCCCTGCGCAAGTTCACCCAAGGCAAGGAGGAGGTCACGGTCGCCGGCGCCAACGTGCGCGAGCTGCTGGGCAACCTCGAGAGCGCCTACCCCGGGATCAAGGAGCGCATCTGCGACGAGACCGGCGCGGTGCGTCGCTTCGTCAACGTGTTCGTCGCCGACGAGGACATCCGCTTCCTCGACAACCTCGACACCGCGGTCAAGGATGGCGACGAGGTCAGCATCATCCCGGCCATCGCAGGGGGCATGTGA
- a CDS encoding HesA/MoeB/ThiF family protein, which yields MAAHFVVIGAGGLGCPALLGLRAAGAARIDIIDHDRVELGNLPRQVLFDHGDIGAPKAEVAAARLRALGVDARAHVERVESEQLHDRIATLPDSAIVLDCTDAPAVKFACNDALVALGRRGVIGAALALRGQAIAVAPGSACYRCVYEAPPPVELVPTCAEAGVLGPAVGTVGMFMAHLAALLAGDAGHDAVGRLFVLELGVGHLRALSGRSRPDCRCASARVTATAAVTSESL from the coding sequence GTGGCGGCGCACTTCGTGGTGATCGGTGCCGGCGGCCTGGGCTGCCCCGCGCTGCTGGGCCTGCGGGCCGCAGGCGCGGCGCGCATCGACATCATCGATCACGATCGCGTCGAGCTGGGCAACCTGCCGCGGCAGGTGCTGTTCGATCACGGGGACATCGGCGCGCCCAAGGCCGAGGTCGCGGCGGCCCGGCTGCGTGCGCTCGGGGTCGACGCGCGCGCCCACGTCGAGCGGGTCGAGTCCGAGCAGCTCCACGATCGCATCGCCACGCTGCCGGACTCCGCGATCGTGCTCGACTGCACCGACGCGCCGGCGGTGAAGTTCGCCTGCAACGATGCCCTGGTCGCGCTCGGTCGCCGCGGGGTCATCGGCGCTGCGTTGGCGTTGCGGGGCCAGGCCATCGCCGTCGCGCCGGGCTCGGCGTGCTACCGCTGCGTGTACGAGGCGCCGCCGCCGGTCGAGCTGGTGCCGACCTGCGCCGAGGCCGGCGTGCTCGGGCCCGCGGTCGGCACCGTCGGCATGTTCATGGCCCACCTCGCGGCGCTGCTCGCCGGCGACGCCGGGCACGACGCCGTCGGCCGACTGTTCGTGCTCGAGCTCGGCGTTGGACACCTGCGCGCGCTGTCCGGCCGTAGCCGGCCCGACTGCCGCTGCGCGAGCGCCCGCGTCACCGCAACCGCTGCCGTGACGTCCGAATCGTTGTAG
- a CDS encoding Mov34/MPN/PAD-1 family protein: MSGESSSNVIAPAHLEAIYRQARAEFPKECCGFILGEGDRAELVPCINRQDQLHALDPEAHPRTAENGYNIGGKQLLQLVRSFESEQPARIIYHSHPRVGAYFSEEDTRAALGAGYPCDYLVVDVQDQGIVEAKLFRQDGERYVEIARFEGAAI; the protein is encoded by the coding sequence TTGTCTGGTGAATCGAGCTCGAACGTCATCGCGCCCGCGCACCTCGAGGCGATCTATCGCCAGGCGCGCGCGGAGTTCCCCAAGGAGTGCTGCGGCTTCATCCTCGGCGAGGGCGACCGCGCCGAGCTGGTGCCGTGCATCAACCGCCAGGATCAGCTGCACGCGCTCGACCCCGAGGCCCATCCCCGCACGGCCGAGAACGGCTACAACATCGGCGGCAAGCAGCTGCTGCAGCTGGTGCGCAGCTTCGAATCGGAGCAGCCGGCCCGCATCATCTACCACTCGCATCCGCGGGTCGGCGCGTACTTCTCCGAGGAGGACACCCGCGCCGCGCTCGGGGCCGGGTATCCCTGCGACTACCTGGTGGTCGACGTGCAGGATCAGGGCATCGTCGAGGCCAAGCTGTTCCGGCAGGACGGCGAGCGGTACGTCGAGATCGCACGATTCGAGGGGGCGGCGATCTGA
- a CDS encoding PLP-dependent cysteine synthase family protein: protein MALAARARPRAVDSVVELVGNTPLVRLRWFEAACPGVELWAKCEFANPGGSVKDRAALRIIRDAQARGDLPPGVRLIDSTSGNTGIAYSMVGAALGVPITLVMPENVSNPRKQVTRAFGTELIFSDPMEGSDGAIVHARALVDADPDRYYYPNQYANDSNWRAHYDGTGVEIWAQTEGRVTHFVTGIGTSGTVMGTSRRLHECNPAVRCIAVQPDDAMHGLEGLKHIPSSLVPPIYDEGVLDDTIWMPTEEGWDVSEQLATHEALFVGHSSGANVAGALRVAKQLSQQGQRGCVVTVLCDRGDRYFAPLKWERNFVW from the coding sequence GTGGCCTTGGCGGCGCGCGCCCGGCCGCGCGCGGTCGACTCGGTGGTCGAGCTGGTCGGCAACACCCCGTTGGTGCGGCTGCGGTGGTTCGAGGCCGCGTGCCCGGGGGTCGAGCTGTGGGCCAAGTGCGAGTTCGCCAACCCCGGCGGCTCGGTGAAGGACCGCGCGGCGCTGCGGATCATCCGCGACGCGCAGGCCCGCGGCGATCTGCCGCCCGGCGTGCGACTCATCGACAGCACCAGCGGCAACACCGGCATCGCGTACTCGATGGTCGGCGCGGCGCTGGGCGTGCCGATCACGCTGGTGATGCCGGAGAACGTCAGCAACCCGCGCAAGCAGGTCACGCGGGCGTTCGGCACCGAGCTCATCTTCTCGGATCCGATGGAGGGCAGCGACGGTGCCATCGTGCACGCGCGCGCGCTCGTCGACGCCGATCCCGATCGGTACTATTACCCCAACCAGTACGCCAACGACTCCAACTGGCGCGCGCACTACGACGGCACCGGGGTCGAGATCTGGGCCCAGACCGAGGGTCGCGTGACGCACTTCGTGACCGGCATCGGCACCAGCGGTACCGTCATGGGCACCTCGCGACGGCTGCACGAGTGCAACCCGGCGGTGCGCTGCATCGCGGTGCAGCCCGACGACGCGATGCACGGGCTCGAGGGCCTCAAGCACATCCCGTCGAGCCTGGTGCCGCCGATCTACGACGAGGGCGTGCTCGACGACACCATCTGGATGCCCACCGAGGAGGGCTGGGACGTGTCGGAGCAGCTCGCCACGCACGAGGCGCTGTTCGTCGGGCACTCCTCGGGGGCCAACGTGGCCGGCGCGCTGCGGGTGGCGAAGCAACTGTCGCAGCAGGGTCAGCGCGGCTGCGTCGTGACGGTGCTGTGTGACCGCGGCGATCGCTACTTCGCGCCGCTGAAGTGGGAGCGGAACTTTGTCTGGTGA
- a CDS encoding NUDIX domain-containing protein → MDVTQARLFVVAGLVWLDDARLLVQRRGPQARFGAGMLELPGGKLEPGEAPTTGLRRELVEEWGPAAAQLRVGAVLELLHHVYPPPGPEVLMAVYDVDARAWGQRWRELAVPEPGATLEVHAAAALPVEAFLPADREFIAGVRARADR, encoded by the coding sequence GTGGACGTCACGCAGGCGCGCCTGTTCGTGGTCGCGGGCCTCGTCTGGCTCGACGACGCGCGGTTGCTCGTGCAGCGCCGCGGGCCCCAGGCGCGCTTCGGCGCGGGGATGCTCGAGCTGCCCGGTGGCAAGCTCGAGCCCGGTGAGGCGCCGACGACGGGCCTGCGGCGCGAGCTGGTCGAGGAGTGGGGCCCCGCCGCGGCGCAGCTGCGCGTCGGGGCCGTGCTCGAGCTACTGCACCACGTCTACCCACCACCGGGGCCCGAGGTGCTGATGGCGGTCTACGACGTCGACGCACGCGCGTGGGGCCAGCGCTGGCGCGAGCTCGCGGTGCCCGAGCCGGGCGCGACGCTCGAGGTCCACGCGGCGGCGGCACTGCCCGTCGAGGCGTTCCTGCCGGCCGATCGCGAGTTCATCGCGGGCGTGCGCGCGCGCGCAGATCGGTGA
- a CDS encoding acetate--CoA ligase family protein, translating to MTTRTSGAIDALLGARPAARRVVALGDAIAERESGFVATAMREKELLDALRAARAPDVVFVDRPSAALRRTLREHRPALLVVRGALAPDEIAALDDIAHLSWLGPHASVHVGGGAAVVVAHAAGELAGLVRALGSTAVRLALAPTPRWLPASLAHSKLDGAPLLGTVAAAVLDVAWARRAIAGDGRDVLVPVGVPKLSPPRPRAPALDAIVAAHALERFTGPVFPSPRVIAILHGHRHGGTAPAHEPDPATLAVWDQARRALPMTGAVLGMHEPDPSLPMTAPTATFLAQRALLRERSLRAVLATGLGPVTAPPDDGLQRAREVLEQAAEELSDQESKVVLRGVGLQVTRQAVANSPSGAAGYAERIGFPVVLKALSPALRRRSEIGAIELELANAAAVRRAYAAIVDNVERRAPTARLDGVVVAEHVPEGLDVQVGVLRMPGGEHAIHACALAGQIAIEPAFALAPCSPTDALQLAHAVLAGIPVPALRRGSDPDPRVLAQVLLRTSMLVERFAARLEQLELSPVRLTGDERGYVILDARLRQLAHVEGR from the coding sequence ATGACCACGCGAACCAGCGGCGCGATCGATGCGCTGCTGGGCGCCCGTCCGGCCGCGCGTCGCGTGGTCGCGCTCGGTGACGCGATCGCCGAGCGCGAGTCGGGCTTCGTCGCGACCGCGATGCGGGAGAAGGAGCTGCTCGACGCGTTGCGGGCCGCGCGGGCGCCCGACGTGGTGTTCGTCGATCGGCCGTCGGCGGCGCTGCGACGGACGCTGCGCGAGCACCGACCCGCGCTGCTGGTGGTTCGCGGGGCGCTCGCGCCCGATGAGATCGCGGCGCTCGACGACATCGCGCACCTGAGCTGGCTCGGTCCCCACGCGAGCGTGCACGTCGGCGGCGGCGCGGCGGTGGTGGTCGCCCACGCCGCCGGCGAGCTGGCGGGCCTCGTGCGCGCGCTCGGCAGTACCGCCGTGCGGCTGGCGCTGGCCCCCACGCCCCGCTGGCTGCCGGCCTCGCTGGCCCACAGCAAGCTCGACGGTGCACCGCTGCTCGGCACCGTCGCCGCCGCGGTGCTCGACGTCGCGTGGGCCCGCCGCGCGATCGCAGGTGACGGTCGCGACGTGCTGGTGCCGGTCGGCGTGCCCAAGCTGTCGCCGCCGCGACCGCGCGCGCCCGCGCTCGACGCGATCGTGGCCGCCCACGCGCTCGAGCGCTTCACAGGGCCGGTGTTTCCGTCGCCGCGGGTGATCGCGATCCTGCACGGCCACCGCCACGGCGGCACCGCGCCCGCCCACGAGCCCGACCCCGCGACACTGGCGGTGTGGGACCAGGCCCGTCGCGCATTGCCGATGACCGGGGCGGTGCTCGGCATGCACGAGCCCGACCCGTCGCTGCCGATGACCGCGCCGACGGCGACGTTCTTGGCCCAGCGCGCGTTGCTGCGCGAGCGATCGCTGCGGGCGGTGCTGGCGACCGGGCTCGGCCCCGTGACGGCGCCGCCGGACGACGGCCTGCAGCGCGCCCGCGAGGTGCTCGAGCAGGCCGCCGAGGAGCTCTCCGATCAGGAGAGCAAGGTCGTGTTGCGCGGCGTCGGCCTGCAGGTGACGCGGCAGGCGGTCGCGAACTCGCCCTCGGGTGCGGCGGGCTACGCCGAGCGCATCGGCTTCCCGGTGGTCTTGAAGGCGCTGTCGCCTGCGCTGCGGCGTCGCAGCGAGATCGGTGCGATCGAGCTCGAGCTGGCCAACGCAGCCGCGGTCCGCCGCGCGTACGCGGCGATCGTCGACAACGTCGAGCGACGGGCCCCGACCGCGCGGCTCGACGGCGTGGTCGTGGCCGAGCACGTGCCCGAGGGGCTCGACGTGCAGGTGGGCGTGCTGCGAATGCCCGGCGGTGAGCATGCGATCCACGCGTGCGCGCTGGCGGGGCAGATCGCGATCGAGCCCGCGTTCGCGCTGGCCCCCTGCTCGCCGACCGACGCGCTGCAGCTCGCCCACGCCGTGCTCGCGGGCATCCCGGTGCCCGCGCTGCGCCGCGGCAGCGACCCCGATCCCCGCGTGCTCGCACAGGTGCTGCTGCGCACCTCGATGTTGGTCGAGCGCTTCGCCGCGCGCCTCGAGCAGCTCGAGCTGTCGCCGGTGCGGTTGACCGGCGACGAGCGCGGCTATGTGATCCTCGACGCGCGCCTGCGCCAGCTCGCCCACGTCGAAGGCCGCTGA
- a CDS encoding alpha/beta hydrolase, giving the protein MTKPRNPVDDLRGASRLAIAAVQGVTGLVETMHRTILGGPAVLGKPLEGAAEALLSPLYRGVQAATGLVGGGIDAALAQVAALAPGLSQATRTLRGDGAPTTEAAARGEHDAVLAALNGVLGDYLHATDNPLAIEMALRVDGRALRLEREALAAALPSASADLLVLVHGSCMNDRQWRHRGHDHDHGAALAEALGLTPVYLHYNSGLHVADNGERFAALLEQLVAQWPVAPASLTIVGHSMGGLVTRSACHEGELAGHAWRKLLRAIVTLGTPHHGAPLERAGNWVGPLLSVSRYSAPLAQLARIRSAGVTCLRFGDVRRGDDDADRFADHVDRRRPLPLPEGVACHAVAASLAPAPEPTPPGDGLVPVDSALGRCERAELTLAFPPLHCALVFDTGHLELLSSAAVLDAMRGWLEPGAGDRG; this is encoded by the coding sequence ATGACCAAGCCGCGCAATCCCGTCGACGATCTCCGCGGCGCGAGCCGGCTCGCGATCGCGGCCGTGCAGGGCGTGACCGGCCTGGTCGAGACGATGCATCGCACGATCCTCGGCGGGCCCGCGGTGTTGGGGAAGCCGCTCGAGGGCGCGGCCGAGGCGTTGCTGTCGCCACTGTATCGCGGCGTGCAGGCGGCGACCGGCCTGGTCGGCGGTGGCATCGACGCCGCGCTCGCGCAGGTGGCCGCGCTCGCGCCGGGGCTGTCGCAGGCGACGCGAACGCTGCGGGGTGACGGCGCCCCGACGACCGAGGCGGCCGCGCGGGGCGAGCACGACGCCGTGCTGGCGGCGCTGAACGGCGTGCTCGGTGACTACCTGCACGCGACCGACAACCCGCTGGCGATCGAGATGGCGCTGCGGGTCGACGGCCGCGCATTGCGACTCGAGCGCGAAGCCTTGGCGGCCGCCCTGCCGAGTGCAAGCGCGGACCTGCTCGTGCTCGTCCACGGCTCGTGCATGAACGATCGCCAGTGGCGCCACCGCGGCCACGACCACGACCACGGCGCGGCGCTGGCCGAGGCGCTGGGGCTGACGCCGGTGTACCTGCACTACAACAGCGGCCTGCACGTCGCCGACAACGGCGAGCGCTTCGCGGCGCTGCTCGAGCAGCTGGTCGCGCAGTGGCCGGTCGCACCGGCGTCGCTGACGATCGTCGGCCACAGCATGGGCGGGCTCGTGACGCGCAGCGCGTGTCACGAGGGCGAGCTCGCCGGTCACGCGTGGCGCAAGCTGCTGCGGGCGATCGTCACGCTCGGCACGCCCCACCACGGCGCCCCGCTCGAGCGCGCCGGCAACTGGGTCGGACCGCTGCTGTCGGTCAGTCGCTACAGCGCGCCGCTGGCCCAGCTCGCGCGCATCCGCAGCGCCGGCGTCACGTGCCTGCGCTTCGGCGACGTGCGCCGCGGCGACGACGACGCGGATCGCTTCGCCGACCACGTCGATCGCCGACGCCCGCTGCCGCTGCCCGAGGGCGTCGCATGCCACGCAGTCGCGGCTTCGCTGGCGCCTGCCCCCGAGCCCACGCCACCGGGCGACGGGCTGGTGCCGGTCGACAGCGCGCTCGGACGCTGCGAGCGCGCTGAGCTGACGCTGGCGTTTCCACCGCTGCACTGCGCGCTGGTGTTCGACACCGGCCACCTCGAGCTGCTGTCGAGCGCCGCGGTGCTCGACGCGATGCGCGGCTGGCTCGAGCCGGGCGCGGGCGACCGCGGCTAG
- the cysK gene encoding cysteine synthase A, translating to MQRPPLVGNILGLIGNTPIVRLRRVCGGDKTHATVWGKCEMTNPGGSVKDRIALAMIEDGERSGKLRPGETVLVEPTSGNTGIGLALVAAVKGYRLILTMPESMSLERRNLLKAYGAEIVLTPDDRTMEGAVAAAQELCRRPGHVMLQQFENPANPEIHRRTTGPELLAQMEGHSIDGFVASIGTGGTITGVGQVLRAHNPAIRILGVEPERSPVLRGGLPGPHRIQGIGAGFVPGVLDTKVYEAIVGVHDEEAYRMKQRLAHEEGLLVGISAGAAVLVAERLAAELGPGKNVITVLCDTGERYFSLDEFFTDAERR from the coding sequence ATGCAACGCCCGCCCCTGGTCGGAAACATCCTCGGCTTGATCGGCAACACGCCGATCGTCCGCCTGCGCCGCGTGTGCGGCGGTGACAAGACCCACGCGACGGTGTGGGGCAAGTGCGAGATGACCAACCCCGGCGGCTCCGTGAAGGACCGCATCGCGCTGGCGATGATCGAGGACGGCGAGCGCAGCGGCAAGCTGCGCCCCGGCGAGACCGTGCTGGTCGAGCCGACCTCGGGCAACACCGGCATCGGGCTGGCTTTGGTGGCCGCGGTGAAGGGCTATCGCCTCATCCTCACCATGCCCGAGAGCATGAGCCTCGAGCGTCGCAACCTGCTCAAGGCCTACGGCGCCGAGATCGTGCTGACGCCCGACGATCGCACGATGGAAGGCGCGGTCGCGGCCGCGCAGGAGCTGTGCCGCCGCCCGGGCCACGTGATGCTGCAGCAGTTCGAGAACCCCGCGAACCCCGAGATCCATCGCCGCACCACTGGCCCCGAGCTACTGGCGCAGATGGAGGGCCACAGCATCGACGGCTTCGTGGCCTCGATCGGCACCGGCGGCACCATCACCGGCGTCGGCCAGGTGCTGCGGGCCCACAACCCCGCGATCCGCATCCTCGGCGTCGAGCCCGAGCGCAGCCCGGTGCTGCGCGGCGGCCTGCCCGGGCCCCACCGCATCCAGGGCATCGGCGCCGGCTTCGTGCCTGGCGTGCTCGACACCAAGGTCTACGAAGCCATCGTCGGCGTGCACGACGAGGAGGCCTACCGCATGAAGCAGCGGCTGGCCCACGAAGAGGGCCTGCTGGTCGGCATCTCGGCCGGCGCCGCGGTGCTGGTGGCCGAGCGGCTCGCCGCCGAGCTCGGACCCGGCAAGAACGTCATCACCGTGTTGTGCGATACCGGCGAGCGCTACTTCAGCCTCGACGAGTTCTTCACCGACGCCGAGCGTCGCTAG